The following are encoded in a window of Platichthys flesus chromosome 11, fPlaFle2.1, whole genome shotgun sequence genomic DNA:
- the pnisr gene encoding arginine/serine-rich protein PNISR isoform X6 — protein sequence MWDQGGQPWPQWPLSQQQWMQSFQHQQDPSQVDWAALAQAWIAQKESTVPEQPRIQPNGQDIPGLEPVGQSNHGAFQGDPAFGRMWQPEWGMHGQPPPLPPPPPPDQAWIPPGSGPMDVVNPSEDSNSQDSVEFNSEAHRGVYPQNSHGMELPHPSPPHLRDSTLHTGRVLLRTDEMPDPPGSENGPDPLSRSLSNRRLRHHWVSVISLNLSRFQTCGGALEIWVWTFSAVCLSHNQRSGRFSAQTCSDHQLILHRFQARGGAAGCS from the exons ATGTGGGACCAGGGAGGACAGCCCTGGCCGCAGTGGCCTCTGAGCCAGCAGCAGTGGATGCAGTCCTTCCAGCACCAGCAAGATCCAA GTCAAGTGGACTGGGCGGCTCTGGCACAGGCTTGGATAGCCCAGAAGGAGTCAACAGTACCAGAGCAGCCACGCATTCAGCCCAATGGGCAGGATATCCCAGGCCTTGAACCTGTCGGACAAAGTAACCATGGTGCCTTCCAGGGTGACCCAGCTTTTGGCAGAATGTGGCAGCCAG AATGGGGAATGCATGGAcagccccctcctcttcctcctcctccaccccctgaCCAGGCCTGGATCCCTCCAGGGTCAGGACCAATGGATGTGGTGAACCCCAGTGAGGACAGCAACAGCCAGGACAGCGTGGAGTTCAACTCTGAAGCCCACCGCGGGGTTTACCCCCAGAACAGCCATGG CATGGAGCTGCCTCATCCTTCCCCCCCACACCTACGGGATTCCACTCTCCATACTGGCAGGGTCCTCCTCAGAACAGACGAGATGCCAGACCCCCCGGGTTCAGAGAACGGCCCAGATCCCCTATCCAGATCCCTGTCAAACAGGAGGCTGCGGCACCATTGGGTGAGTGTGATTTCGCTCAACCTAAGCCGGTTTCAGACCTGCGGAGGAGCTCTGGAGATTTGGGTGTGGACATTCtccgcagtttgcctttcacacaatCAACGGAgcgggagattctctgctcagacatgtTCAGATCACCAACTAATCCTCCACAGATTTCAG gcgagaggtggagcagccgggtgcagctgA
- the pnisr gene encoding arginine/serine-rich protein PNISR isoform X7: MWDQGGQPWPQWPLSQQQWMQSFQHQQDPSQVDWAALAQAWIAQKESTVPEQPRIQPNGQDIPGLEPVGQSNHGAFQGDPAFGRMWQPEWGMHGQPPPLPPPPPPDQAWIPPGSGPMDVVNPSEDSNSQDSVEFNSEAHRGVYPQNSHGMELPHPSPPHLRDSTLHTGRVLLRTDEMPDPPGSENGPDPLSRSLSNRRLRHHWARGGAAGCS, from the exons ATGTGGGACCAGGGAGGACAGCCCTGGCCGCAGTGGCCTCTGAGCCAGCAGCAGTGGATGCAGTCCTTCCAGCACCAGCAAGATCCAA GTCAAGTGGACTGGGCGGCTCTGGCACAGGCTTGGATAGCCCAGAAGGAGTCAACAGTACCAGAGCAGCCACGCATTCAGCCCAATGGGCAGGATATCCCAGGCCTTGAACCTGTCGGACAAAGTAACCATGGTGCCTTCCAGGGTGACCCAGCTTTTGGCAGAATGTGGCAGCCAG AATGGGGAATGCATGGAcagccccctcctcttcctcctcctccaccccctgaCCAGGCCTGGATCCCTCCAGGGTCAGGACCAATGGATGTGGTGAACCCCAGTGAGGACAGCAACAGCCAGGACAGCGTGGAGTTCAACTCTGAAGCCCACCGCGGGGTTTACCCCCAGAACAGCCATGG CATGGAGCTGCCTCATCCTTCCCCCCCACACCTACGGGATTCCACTCTCCATACTGGCAGGGTCCTCCTCAGAACAGACGAGATGCCAGACCCCCCGGGTTCAGAGAACGGCCCAGATCCCCTATCCAGATCCCTGTCAAACAGGAGGCTGCGGCACCATTGG gcgagaggtggagcagccgggtgcagctgA
- the pnisr gene encoding arginine/serine-rich protein PNISR isoform X2: protein MWDQGGQPWPQWPLSQQQWMQSFQHQQDPSQVDWAALAQAWIAQKESTVPEQPRIQPNGQDIPGLEPVGQSNHGAFQGDPAFGRMWQPEWGMHGQPPPLPPPPPPDQAWIPPGSGPMDVVNPSEDSNSQDSVEFNSEAHRGVYPQNSHGYGAQPDSYAMAPMAMNQFDYQHGAASSFPPTPTGFHSPYWQGPPQNRRDARPPGFRERPRSPIQIPVKQEAAAPLGECDFAQPKPVSDLRRSSGDLGVDILRSLPFTQSTEREILCSDMFRSPTNPPQISGERWSSRVQLTDTDAVKRRTLPVWIREGLEKMDREKQKKLERERMEKERAEMAKDDGNQHEADKDGDGPRVPRKSKFDSDDEGNDDNNDEAKPVIKREFSVRSPSPPAEDSEPEMTEEEKEFQLMIITKTLLTEILLEVTNEEIVHIAKDTHRKATRAPAKQLAQSSALASLTGLSGLGDYGSDESDDDDERSVRGSESSDTDEEELHHRIREKQDAFRRKERDMQQLLEKQSQEALLAREEMVKERLIREKGEHDEGQAEIPHKQEVKERQAEPMVERRRSRSEKEGSESKHFVRGKERSGRGGSHSPANGHRSSSLSTSSHSSSRSSSSSSSSSSASSRSSSRSSSPQRKRRRSRSSSHKARKRSHSSQRRRSDRREKVRDRRRSSADRSGRHKTERSDSRERRSHRSRSRSRDRDRGKARARDSRSRSREREKEKDRDKKRSRDCRDSSLSKHKQKGSSKDRERRRDKSHSHEKDKKKKDKDKEREKDSDKKKEKPKGNEKEKGSSGVTEENGKSKKRRESDSFTDSQSDRHSRQESKGSKKGSAKASKKRSDSDSSRSPSPEVSKEKKSKKSKRSRSRSTEKSHKSGKKASRKHKSKSRSR from the exons ATGTGGGACCAGGGAGGACAGCCCTGGCCGCAGTGGCCTCTGAGCCAGCAGCAGTGGATGCAGTCCTTCCAGCACCAGCAAGATCCAA GTCAAGTGGACTGGGCGGCTCTGGCACAGGCTTGGATAGCCCAGAAGGAGTCAACAGTACCAGAGCAGCCACGCATTCAGCCCAATGGGCAGGATATCCCAGGCCTTGAACCTGTCGGACAAAGTAACCATGGTGCCTTCCAGGGTGACCCAGCTTTTGGCAGAATGTGGCAGCCAG AATGGGGAATGCATGGAcagccccctcctcttcctcctcctccaccccctgaCCAGGCCTGGATCCCTCCAGGGTCAGGACCAATGGATGTGGTGAACCCCAGTGAGGACAGCAACAGCCAGGACAGCGTGGAGTTCAACTCTGAAGCCCACCGCGGGGTTTACCCCCAGAACAGCCATGGGTATGGGGCACAGCCCGACAGCTACGCCATGGCCCCCATGGCCATGAACCAGTTTGATTATCAG CATGGAGCTGCCTCATCCTTCCCCCCCACACCTACGGGATTCCACTCTCCATACTGGCAGGGTCCTCCTCAGAACAGACGAGATGCCAGACCCCCCGGGTTCAGAGAACGGCCCAGATCCCCTATCCAGATCCCTGTCAAACAGGAGGCTGCGGCACCATTGGGTGAGTGTGATTTCGCTCAACCTAAGCCGGTTTCAGACCTGCGGAGGAGCTCTGGAGATTTGGGTGTGGACATTCtccgcagtttgcctttcacacaatCAACGGAgcgggagattctctgctcagacatgtTCAGATCACCAACTAATCCTCCACAGATTTCAG gcgagaggtggagcagccgggtgcagctgACTGACACAG ATGCGGTTAAAAGACGAACATTACCTGTGTGGATCCGTGAGGGCCTTGaaaagatggacagagagaagcagaagaagctggagcGAGAACGAATGGAGAAGGAGCGTGCAGAAATGGCGAAGGATGATGGCAACCAACACGAAGCAGACAAGGATGGTGACGGGCCACGCGTACCTCGCAAGAGTAAATTT GACAGTGATGATGAGGGGAATGACGACAATAACGACGAAGCCAAGCCCGTCATAAAGAGGGAGTTTTCTGTCCGGAGCCCATCACCTCCTGCAGAGGACAGTGAACCGGAAATgactgaggaggaaaaagaatTTCAGCTA ATGATCATCACAAAAACACTTCTGACAGAGATCCTACTTGAGGTCACTAACGAAGAGATCGTACACATCGCCAAAGATACTCACCGGAAGGCTACTCGAG CTCCTGCAAAACAGCTGGCACAGTCAAGTGCACTGGCTTCTCTGACTGGTCTCA GCGGGCTTGGTGACTATGGTTCAGATGAGagtgatgatgacgatgagCGCAGCGTGCGAGGATCCGAGTCCTCCGACACAGACGAGGAGGAGTTGCACCACCGCATCCGCGAGAAGCAGGATGCCTTCCGCCGCAAAGAACGGGATATGCAGCAGCTGCTAGAAAAACAGTCACAAGAGGCTCTGCTTGCACGCG AGGAGATGGTGAAGGAGAGATTGATCAGAGAAAAAGGGGAACATGATGAGGGTCAGGCAGAGATTCCACACAAGCAGGAAGTAAAAGAGAGGCAGGCGGAGCCCATGGTAGAGAGGCGTAGGTCCCGTAGTGAAAAGGAGGGTAGTGAAAGCAAGCACTTCGTTAGAGGGAAAGAGCGATCGGGACGAGGTGGCAGCCATTCCCCTGCAAATGGTCACAGAAGCAGCTCATTGTCCACATCAAGCCACAGCAGCAGTcgttcttcatcctcctcctcctcctcttcttcagcatCTTCCCGCAGCTCCTCTCGATCGTCCTCCCCACAAAGAAAGAGGAGACGTAGTCGATCTTCATCTCACAAGGCTCGCAAACGCAGCCACAGTTCACAAAGGCGTCGCAGCGATCGTAGAGAGAAGGTcagggacaggaggaggagcagtgctGACAGGTCAGGCCGCCACAAGACAGAGCGCAGTGATTCCAGGGAGCGCAGGAGTCACAGGAGCAGGTCAAGATCCAGAGACCGAGACAGGGGCAAAGCCAGGGCTAGAGACAGCCGCAGTCgtagcagggagagagagaaggagaaagaccGGGAtaagaagaggagcagggatTGCAGGGATAGTAGTCTTAGTAAACACAAGCAGAAGGGCTCcagcaaagacagagagaggaggagagacaagagTCATAGCCATGAGAAAGATAAGAAAAAGAAGGATAAAGACAAGGAAAGGGAGAAAGATtctgataaaaagaaagaaaaaccaaagggcaatgagaaagaaaaaggaagctCTGGAGTTACCGAGGAGAATGGCAAATCAAAGAAACGGAGAGAGAGCGACTCATTCACGGACTCTCAGAGTGACAGGCACTCCCGGCAGGAGAGCAAAGGCAGCAAGAAGGGCTCCGCCAAAGCTAGCAAGAAACGCTCAGACTCTGACTCGAGCAGATCCCCTTCCCCCGAGGTTAGCAAGGAAAAGAAATCTAAGAAATCCAAACGTAGTCGCTCACGGTCGACGGAAAAATCTCACAAGTCTGGTAAGAAGGCAAGCCGCAAACACAAGTCTAAGTCGCGATCAAGGTAG